The following nucleotide sequence is from Diospyros lotus cultivar Yz01 chromosome 3, ASM1463336v1, whole genome shotgun sequence.
AAATGCTTGATTCTACACAGTCCGGGAGACCTTGATATTTATGCCCAAAGGCAGAAAGATTGTTTTAGACAAGCCAATTGTAATACATCTAATTTTGGATAGATACAACCAGTGTGTTTATCTTTTTAATGCTTCACAAATTTATGCATATCTTCACCGTGTCATACCAAGAGCCACCCTGTTCCCCATCCCACCCCAAGGGGTCCAATGCCCTTcaagaaatggaaagagatGACAAATGGatcatatatacacacaacacCAGTTATAAAGAAGTAAATAGCCCCAACAGCAACACTGGCAATGATGCATCCACCAATTAGATAAAAATAGTGTAATAGGACATGATTTGACTTAAGCAAATACATCAGGCTGAAATGGAAGATATCAGATGGTAGAATGCTTGGGCATTAAATTGTTAACAATGTCAGCGTTACTTCATGCAATGTTAATTTGAATCTAACGTGCAACAAGTGGAGAACAGAGGCTATATACATCAATTACCATATCATGTCCGAAGTCTTATGTTAATTAAGGAAAATCAAAACCATAGCTGATTTGAACCACTAATACATTACTGGACAGCTTGGATTAAGTGGAAAACATTTTAAGTGCAGGACATAATTCAAACTTTCCCGAGCCAACATATTTATTGGTGGAAACAAATTGACAAAACATAATGCATCCACTTGGAGTTGCATTATCACTACTGCCATGGTGATCAAAGGAACAGCCCTCTGAAGCACAAAACAAGTGAAGCCTAGAAAACATGGCACAAAACATTGCCAGAGGTAAGACATTTATGTGAATTTTTACCTTTTTGCTGTATCGAAAACCACGCTTGGGCAGAAAATGCAAAGGCATATTGAGAGAAGAGGGAGCCTTGACCAACAAAAATAACTTGGTGGGGCCTAGAAATCAAACCAGAAAAAATGGTACAAGTCACAGTGGAATCAGTTTCCCACCTACTAGTAATGAGGAATGCTCAAACTGCATACCAGGATAAGAATCAGACCCTGCACCCTTAGAGATCAGTGTTCGGACAACCTGTTTTAAGTATAAATAATGAGCCCAAAAGTACATCTAATTACAAGTGTAGATAGATGTGGCCAAGATTCAAGAACCTTTCTTGAAAGCCCCTCCGCTGCTCTGCTTTTAGTGAAATCACCAACATCTGTAGAGACAGCCTTTCCACGTGAAAAGCACACTTCAAAAACATGTAGAGGGTGAACTGGACTAGCTCCAAGAACCACCATGACTTGCTGAATATCAGGAATCTCACTGATCATTAGTTGCAGGGCAGTATGAAGACTAAACATGGTTTCCATTAATTTCTCCAGTCTTTTTATCCCCTGTTTGACCTCTCGCTTTCTCCCAGCATTTTTCCTCCGTAGAGATGGCCTCACTTCAGTCTGTGCACAAGCCATCtcctaaaaccaaaattcttaGCTGGCTGAAATCAGAACTGTTACTATTACACAAACTAGCTTTCAGTAAGCTGACATACCAATTCTTTATACTCAGTCTTGAGACTTTCAAATTCAAGACTTATATCCTGCATGGTGCTATGCAATATGATTTGTGTCAGAGGCCgtcaagaaaataattaatttaccaTTTTGACTATGCCAAACAACTAGACATCATGGCATGGTGTATTTGATAACTCAGAAGCACTGACAAGTACAGAAATGGAAAGAGACACAGATATGGACATAAGACGGGATGGGATATAGCAATTTGGACATAAAAAGAAATGGATACAATGTAACATGATAAAAAA
It contains:
- the LOC127796632 gene encoding uncharacterized protein LOC127796632 isoform X2, with amino-acid sequence MEATEGGGRSEMECTKIEVPSGSLDSSVMFYVVAEILGFVLHMHQQIPSTMQDISLEFESLKTEYKELMACAQTEVRPSLRRKNAGRKREVKQGIKRLEKLMETMFSLHTALQLMISEIPDIQQVMVVLGASPVHPLHVFEVCFSRGKAVSTDVGDFTKSRAAEGLSRKVVRTLISKGAGSDSYPGPTKLFLLVKAPSSLNMPLHFLPKRGFRYSKKIVPFRLLLKCKTQYQDMNGQTADSISLRDGSSNDLIWFQCRHVVKGLAFKTSSTED
- the LOC127796632 gene encoding uncharacterized protein LOC127796632 isoform X1, whose translation is MEATEGGGRSEMECTKIEVPSGSLDSSVMFYVVAEILGFVLHMHQQIPSTMQDISLEFESLKTEYKELEMACAQTEVRPSLRRKNAGRKREVKQGIKRLEKLMETMFSLHTALQLMISEIPDIQQVMVVLGASPVHPLHVFEVCFSRGKAVSTDVGDFTKSRAAEGLSRKVVRTLISKGAGSDSYPGPTKLFLLVKAPSSLNMPLHFLPKRGFRYSKKIVPFRLLLKCKTQYQDMNGQTADSISLRDGSSNDLIWFQCRHVVKGLAFKTSSTED